From Mesorhizobium sp., the proteins below share one genomic window:
- a CDS encoding DUF1173 domain-containing protein produces MRRFRLADQVIQEAAPDLQAALADAYRRKLRPLCLCKEPSPVMYIAEVGDQYIVKRMPLSGGGHDPSCFSYEPPDELSGLGVLMGSAIQVDSESGMAALKLDFSLSKVGARSSPATGAGGSDSVVGDNKKLSLRGLLHYLWHEAELTVWTARWTGKRHWWNIRWHLVEASRQMTVKGGPLREVLFVPEPFRSVDKSAIEQRRTEALASALPPKSGPRKLMVVVGEVKEFVPARRGHKLIVKHMPGFVFFLDESLHRRLQTRFENEMMLWGADETSHLIVIATFGLSPAGLAVIEEMALMVVAENWVPYDSAYEKKLVEALARVKERSVKALRYNLPPDKPTAAAILQRQGGPIGLYVVPPSADRSYEDVLEELIASRPEADAWMWRVADGEMPPLPYD; encoded by the coding sequence ATGCGACGATTCAGACTTGCTGACCAGGTGATCCAGGAAGCGGCGCCCGATCTTCAGGCTGCGCTTGCGGATGCGTATCGCAGAAAGCTGCGGCCGCTTTGCCTGTGCAAGGAGCCAAGCCCGGTGATGTACATCGCGGAGGTTGGCGATCAATACATCGTCAAGCGGATGCCGCTGTCGGGTGGGGGGCATGATCCTTCCTGTTTCTCTTATGAGCCCCCCGACGAATTGTCCGGCCTCGGCGTGCTGATGGGCAGCGCGATCCAGGTCGATTCCGAGAGCGGCATGGCGGCACTGAAGCTGGATTTTAGCCTGTCTAAGGTTGGCGCGCGATCTTCGCCGGCAACTGGCGCTGGAGGTTCGGACAGCGTGGTCGGGGACAACAAGAAACTGTCGCTGCGTGGCTTGCTTCATTATCTCTGGCACGAAGCCGAACTGACAGTTTGGACGGCGCGATGGACTGGCAAGCGCCATTGGTGGAATATCCGTTGGCACCTGGTCGAGGCCTCGCGCCAAATGACGGTCAAGGGCGGACCGCTCCGAGAAGTCCTATTCGTGCCAGAGCCGTTCCGGTCCGTCGACAAATCCGCGATCGAACAGAGGCGCACTGAGGCGCTTGCATCCGCGTTGCCGCCGAAGAGCGGTCCCCGAAAGCTGATGGTCGTCGTCGGCGAGGTCAAGGAATTCGTGCCGGCACGCCGCGGCCACAAATTGATCGTCAAGCACATGCCGGGGTTCGTGTTCTTTCTGGATGAGAGCCTTCATCGTCGGCTCCAAACCCGTTTTGAGAATGAGATGATGCTATGGGGTGCGGATGAAACTTCCCATTTGATCGTCATCGCGACGTTTGGGCTATCGCCGGCCGGGCTCGCCGTCATTGAGGAAATGGCCCTCATGGTGGTGGCCGAGAATTGGGTGCCCTACGATTCCGCCTATGAAAAGAAGTTGGTCGAGGCGCTCGCCAGGGTGAAGGAGCGAAGTGTGAAGGCTCTGCGTTACAATCTGCCGCCGGACAAGCCGACTGCGGCTGCGATACTGCAGCGTCAAGGCGGGCCAATCGGTCTCTATGTCGTTCCGCCTTCAGCAGACCGTTCCTACGAGGACGTCCTTGAGGAGCTCATCGCATCACGACCTGAGGCCGACGCCTGGATGTGGCGCGTAGCGGATGGTGAAATGCCGCCATTGCCCTATGACTAG
- a CDS encoding mercuric transporter MerT family protein, which produces MRNADIKTAPLNAPAVSGDRKKNLFAAGGVIGAILASTCCIAPLVLLTLGISGAWISNLTALEPYKPYFAAVALVFIGLGFRQVYFKARPACVEGTYCAKPESSRITKTALWLATLLVILALTINGWAPLLY; this is translated from the coding sequence ATGAGAAATGCCGACATTAAAACAGCACCGTTGAACGCGCCGGCTGTATCGGGGGATCGAAAGAAGAATCTGTTCGCAGCTGGTGGTGTGATCGGGGCGATCCTCGCCTCGACCTGCTGCATCGCGCCGCTCGTGCTTTTGACGCTCGGCATCTCCGGGGCCTGGATCAGCAACCTCACGGCGCTCGAACCATACAAGCCCTACTTCGCAGCGGTAGCGCTGGTTTTCATCGGGCTTGGTTTCCGGCAGGTCTATTTCAAGGCGAGGCCGGCCTGTGTGGAAGGCACCTATTGCGCGAAGCCGGAATCCTCCCGCATCACCAAGACAGCACTCTGGCTGGCAACCCTGCTGGTCATTCTTGCGCTGACGATCAACGGGTGGGCGCCACTTCTCTATTAG
- a CDS encoding heavy metal-associated domain-containing protein, translating into MNRFLLITGVLALGAASILSTIAVSPLAAQSAVTEVAAVRTTTFAIENMTCALCPVTVKSAMERVDGVQSVEIDFDAKTATVIFDPTVATPEAIAAASTNAGYPATARN; encoded by the coding sequence ATGAATCGATTTCTCCTCATCACCGGCGTGCTGGCTCTGGGCGCTGCCAGCATCTTGTCCACGATTGCCGTCTCGCCGCTTGCCGCGCAATCGGCGGTCACCGAGGTTGCGGCGGTCCGGACCACGACGTTCGCCATCGAAAACATGACCTGTGCCCTTTGCCCGGTCACGGTGAAGTCTGCGATGGAACGCGTCGACGGCGTGCAATCGGTCGAGATCGACTTCGACGCCAAGACAGCGACTGTCATCTTTGATCCCACGGTCGCGACGCCGGAAGCGATCGCGGCGGCCTCGACGAACGCCGGCTATCCGGCAACAGCGCGAAACTAG
- a CDS encoding DUF932 domain-containing protein yields the protein MTQMEIQAPTRNARAGYKVDVSRGQRVGRVSSEWFNRPADERYLSLTDLRNSVRARSQRSRTRVVESERIRVEASRDDAERLMLMLPDAEAPVAPTHWSFGQLASLVGAPAAYLRQLPAPLAAINLQYGLTSHRAEQVKTLEIENGRLELRAVTGPDYGRIFDHQLVEAVQKIAGNGTGDTRWKVPGVLDWSTHIYNPNVDISQDTTTLYASDRDIFVFLVDDLNPIEAGRLPNGEPDLYFRGFYAWNSEVGSKTLGIASFYLRAVCCNRNLWGVEDFQEITIRHSKYAASRFALEAEPALIQFAESSPMPFINGIKAARERIVACDDDDRTNFLRKRGFSKAETTKIIDAVLTDEGHPPASVFDFVQGITRVARGRQHQDVRLEMEGKAKKLLDLVH from the coding sequence ATGACACAGATGGAAATTCAGGCGCCGACGCGAAACGCGCGTGCGGGCTATAAGGTGGATGTCAGCCGCGGCCAGCGTGTCGGCCGCGTGTCGTCGGAATGGTTCAACCGGCCAGCGGACGAGCGGTATCTGTCCCTCACCGACCTCCGGAACTCGGTAAGGGCCCGGTCGCAGCGCAGCCGTACGCGCGTTGTCGAAAGCGAACGGATCCGCGTCGAAGCCAGCCGTGACGACGCGGAACGCCTCATGCTCATGCTGCCCGATGCCGAGGCACCGGTTGCGCCCACGCATTGGAGTTTTGGCCAGCTTGCCAGCCTGGTCGGCGCGCCAGCAGCGTATCTGCGCCAGCTCCCGGCCCCGCTCGCCGCCATCAATCTCCAGTACGGGCTGACTTCGCACCGGGCAGAGCAGGTAAAGACGCTCGAAATCGAGAACGGCCGCCTCGAGTTGCGGGCAGTGACCGGTCCCGACTATGGCAGGATTTTCGATCATCAGCTGGTCGAGGCCGTGCAGAAGATTGCCGGCAACGGCACCGGCGATACGCGATGGAAGGTACCTGGTGTCCTGGACTGGTCGACCCACATCTACAACCCAAACGTCGATATCTCGCAGGACACGACCACGCTTTATGCCTCGGACCGCGACATCTTTGTATTCCTTGTCGATGATCTGAATCCGATCGAAGCCGGGCGGTTGCCGAATGGTGAACCTGATCTCTACTTCCGCGGATTCTACGCCTGGAACAGCGAGGTCGGCTCTAAAACCCTTGGAATTGCAAGCTTTTACCTGCGTGCCGTATGTTGCAACAGGAATCTATGGGGCGTCGAGGATTTCCAGGAAATCACCATCCGCCACTCCAAATATGCTGCGTCACGCTTTGCTCTCGAAGCCGAGCCTGCGCTAATCCAGTTTGCCGAATCCTCGCCTATGCCCTTCATCAATGGCATTAAGGCGGCGCGCGAGCGGATCGTCGCGTGCGACGATGACGATCGGACCAACTTCTTGCGCAAGCGAGGCTTCTCCAAGGCTGAAACCACGAAGATCATCGACGCCGTGCTCACCGACGAAGGCCATCCGCCGGCGTCGGTTTTCGACTTCGTGCAGGGCATCACACGGGTCGCTCGCGGCAGGCAGCATCAGGATGTCCGACTCGAGATGGAAGGCAAGGCCAAGAAGCTCCTCGATCTCGTCCACTGA
- the merF gene encoding mercury resistance system transport protein MerF, translating into MTILKTGIIGSVIGAICCAIPILILALDALGLSARLGWVEYALIPALALFLAITACGLWRRQRAVVCCSAETRSNDGRA; encoded by the coding sequence ATGACGATCCTCAAGACCGGCATCATCGGATCGGTCATCGGGGCGATCTGCTGCGCAATACCAATCCTAATTTTAGCGCTCGACGCTCTTGGCCTGTCGGCCCGGCTCGGCTGGGTCGAGTATGCGCTCATTCCAGCGCTCGCCCTCTTTCTCGCGATCACTGCCTGCGGACTCTGGCGGCGGCAGCGAGCGGTAGTGTGCTGCTCCGCCGAAACGCGATCAAACGATGGAAGGGCCTGA
- a CDS encoding cytochrome c biogenesis protein CcdA: MEFSLFNLLILPVGLGLFGFIEPCSIGSSLIFIKYLEGKSGTRKFTETVLFAFTRALFIGALGMLAVLVGSAFLGFQRGAWIVLGTVYVVIGFLYLFGRAGFLMRSIGPRLAGLNGTRSSVGLGLIFGLNIPACAAPLLLVLLGIAAAGGASGNTLFGGFVSLAVFGLALSLPLVAAAVFEPARQLFDRIAGLSTKMPFWAGLLLITLGLWSIWFGLFAALAGPA, translated from the coding sequence ATGGAATTCAGTCTGTTCAATCTCCTCATCCTCCCGGTCGGGCTCGGTCTGTTCGGCTTCATCGAACCGTGCTCGATTGGATCGAGCCTGATCTTCATCAAATACCTGGAGGGCAAGTCCGGAACGCGGAAATTCACGGAGACAGTCCTTTTCGCGTTCACAAGGGCGCTCTTCATCGGCGCCCTCGGCATGCTGGCGGTGCTGGTCGGGTCGGCCTTTCTGGGTTTTCAGCGCGGCGCGTGGATTGTGCTCGGGACTGTCTATGTGGTCATCGGCTTCCTCTACCTATTTGGTCGCGCCGGTTTTCTCATGCGGTCGATCGGGCCAAGGTTGGCCGGCTTGAACGGCACGCGCAGCTCGGTCGGGCTCGGCCTCATCTTCGGCCTGAACATTCCCGCCTGCGCTGCGCCGCTGCTTCTGGTTCTGCTCGGCATTGCGGCCGCTGGTGGCGCGAGCGGCAACACGCTTTTCGGCGGCTTTGTGTCACTTGCCGTGTTCGGCCTTGCCCTGTCCCTGCCACTTGTCGCGGCAGCGGTATTCGAGCCGGCGCGCCAGCTGTTCGATCGAATTGCGGGGCTCTCCACCAAAATGCCGTTCTGGGCCGGGCTACTGCTTATCACCCTCGGCCTGTGGTCTATCTGGTTCGGCCTGTTTGCCGCTCTGGCTGGACCGGCCTGA
- a CDS encoding sigma factor codes for MSEQANGSNPWWRSASTSNAEDTAQETLLLVYRRIGALRTVTSFSAWMFSIVRHEYGRLWRQRHGQVPAA; via the coding sequence GTGTCAGAGCAAGCTAACGGAAGTAACCCATGGTGGCGATCTGCCTCAACCAGCAACGCCGAAGACACGGCTCAGGAAACACTTCTTCTCGTCTATCGCCGCATCGGAGCTTTGCGCACGGTCACGTCGTTCTCCGCCTGGATGTTCTCGATCGTGCGGCACGAGTACGGTCGCCTGTGGCGGCAGAGGCATGGGCAGGTCCCCGCTGCATGA
- the merA gene encoding mercury(II) reductase, whose amino-acid sequence MADCCSTGGSRKGGYDLAVIGAGSAGFSAAITAAEQGANVALIGHGLIGGTCVNVGCVPSKTMIRATEALHGARAASRFPGLAGEAHVTDWRALIAAKNDLVGTLRQKKYVDLLPEYDGITYLDGAARLNGAGVIVNDSPVAAGKIIIATGASPAIPNIPGIESIPYLTSTTALELESQPRSLVVIGGGYIGCELAQMFARAGAAVTIVTRSRLLPEAEPEIAQTLTGYLGDEGIMVRTGLTYSRIESRDDEIVLTIDVGGRAETLTAEQVLVTTGRTPNTADLGLEEAGIRLAPNGGIVVDDRMRTSRSGVYAAGDVTGRDQFVYMAAYGAKLAARNALNGDSHTYDNATMPWVVFTDPQVAGVGLSEAQARAAGYGVKRSIVPLDLVPRALAARDTRGLVKLVADAKTDRLLGAQILAPEGADSIQTMVLAIKYGMTAKELGETIFPYLTTVEGLRLAAQGFEKDVAKLSCCAG is encoded by the coding sequence ATGGCCGATTGCTGCAGCACGGGCGGAAGCCGGAAGGGTGGCTATGATCTCGCCGTCATCGGCGCGGGTTCGGCGGGCTTCTCCGCTGCGATCACGGCTGCCGAGCAAGGCGCGAATGTAGCTCTCATCGGACATGGTCTCATCGGCGGCACCTGCGTCAATGTCGGTTGTGTGCCCTCAAAGACCATGATCCGCGCCACTGAGGCTCTGCATGGCGCACGCGCGGCAAGTCGGTTCCCCGGCCTCGCCGGTGAGGCTCATGTCACTGACTGGCGAGCTCTGATCGCGGCCAAGAACGATCTCGTTGGAACGCTCCGGCAGAAGAAATATGTCGATCTGCTGCCCGAATATGACGGCATTACCTATTTGGATGGCGCGGCGCGGCTGAATGGCGCCGGCGTGATCGTGAACGACAGCCCAGTCGCAGCCGGCAAGATCATCATCGCAACCGGCGCATCACCGGCTATCCCTAACATCCCCGGCATCGAGAGCATCCCTTATCTCACCAGCACCACTGCGCTGGAACTTGAATCGCAGCCGCGGTCTCTTGTCGTCATCGGTGGCGGCTATATCGGTTGCGAATTGGCCCAGATGTTCGCGCGTGCCGGGGCAGCTGTCACCATTGTCACACGCTCGCGTCTGCTGCCCGAAGCGGAACCAGAAATCGCCCAGACCCTCACTGGCTATCTGGGCGACGAGGGCATCATGGTTCGCACCGGTCTGACCTATTCCAGGATCGAAAGCCGGGACGACGAAATTGTGCTGACCATTGATGTGGGCGGCCGCGCCGAAACGCTCACCGCCGAGCAGGTCCTGGTAACCACTGGACGCACGCCCAACACGGCGGATCTTGGCCTGGAGGAGGCCGGCATAAGGCTGGCGCCCAATGGCGGTATCGTCGTCGATGACCGGATGCGTACCTCGAGATCCGGTGTCTATGCCGCCGGCGATGTGACGGGACGCGATCAGTTCGTTTACATGGCGGCATACGGAGCCAAGCTAGCTGCGCGCAATGCGCTCAATGGCGACAGCCACACCTACGACAACGCCACCATGCCCTGGGTAGTCTTCACTGATCCACAAGTAGCCGGTGTGGGATTGAGCGAGGCGCAAGCACGCGCCGCCGGTTATGGGGTCAAGAGGTCAATTGTTCCCCTCGATCTGGTGCCACGCGCGCTCGCGGCACGAGACACCCGCGGCCTTGTCAAGCTGGTAGCCGATGCCAAGACCGATCGCCTGCTGGGTGCGCAGATTCTCGCACCCGAAGGTGCCGACAGCATCCAGACCATGGTGCTGGCGATCAAATACGGGATGACGGCCAAGGAACTGGGCGAGACGATCTTCCCCTATCTCACCACGGTCGAAGGGTTGAGACTCGCGGCACAAGGCTTCGAAAAGGACGTTGCAAAGCTCTCCTGCTGCGCGGGGTGA
- a CDS encoding ParB/RepB/Spo0J family partition protein produces MAKAIQKIAMNPSENIAYDKLVLSQENVRRVKDGVTIEQLADDIGRRKLLQSLNVRPVLDGNGEETGTFEVPAGGRRYLALGMLIKQKRLAKNEPIPCIVNRSSTTSAEEDSLAENVHRENLHPLDQFRAFKALRAQGLDVEEIGARFFVSPAIVKQRLRLASVSPKLLELYERDEIRLEQIMAFSISDDPARQEQVWERICGNPHMQEPYYIRRLLTETTVRADDRRAIYVGAEVYEAAGGVILRDLFEQDSGGWFQDAALLEQLVFDRLKASAETIRADGWKWVEAAISFPYGHTSGMRRVYAEPAEISADEIARYDAVKAEYDALDAKYSEMEDADQEIEDKLDQLGAELDAFSDRPQVYDPAQKAIAGAFVTLGANGQLQIDAGFVRPEDEPRVEADEDDEDADDGDRDPSRSDDDSANGVVVNGRAMNGASDTTEDPEDEGIKPLPERLVFDLTAQKTLALRNALASDADIAFVTVLHALVLQVFYRFAKDSCLEVSLTSNSFGQVQGLAETPWAKEIAERHEAWDRDMPDSDKLWEFLLGLDEASRKALFAHCASLSLNAVVEPWNKRPGALAHADALAATLGFDMVTAGWEPTVDNYLGRVTKTRIVQAVREARGEDSAQLIDHMKKDLMAREAARLLEGSNWLPEPLRLAGDDAVGEAAEAITGDVTDETALDGDAAELPAFLAGDTGTSSDDPVTVPGEEADHLHAAE; encoded by the coding sequence ATGGCAAAGGCCATTCAGAAGATCGCAATGAACCCCTCGGAGAACATCGCCTACGACAAGCTTGTCTTGTCGCAGGAGAATGTCCGCCGGGTGAAGGACGGCGTCACCATCGAGCAGCTCGCCGACGACATTGGTCGGCGTAAGCTCTTGCAGAGCCTCAACGTCCGTCCCGTGCTCGATGGAAACGGTGAGGAAACCGGCACCTTCGAAGTGCCCGCCGGCGGCCGCCGCTATCTCGCGCTCGGCATGCTCATCAAGCAGAAGCGTCTGGCGAAGAACGAGCCGATCCCCTGCATTGTCAACCGCAGCAGCACGACATCCGCCGAAGAGGACTCGCTTGCCGAGAACGTGCATCGCGAGAATCTGCATCCGCTCGATCAGTTTCGCGCGTTCAAGGCGCTGAGAGCGCAGGGCCTTGACGTCGAAGAGATCGGCGCCCGCTTCTTCGTGTCGCCGGCGATCGTCAAGCAGCGCCTGAGGCTCGCCTCGGTCTCGCCAAAACTGCTTGAGCTCTACGAACGGGATGAAATCCGCCTCGAGCAGATCATGGCGTTCTCGATCTCCGATGACCCTGCCCGTCAGGAGCAGGTCTGGGAGCGCATCTGCGGCAACCCGCATATGCAGGAGCCCTACTACATCAGGCGCCTGCTGACGGAGACGACGGTTCGTGCCGACGATCGCCGTGCAATCTATGTTGGCGCCGAGGTCTACGAGGCCGCCGGCGGCGTCATCCTGCGCGATTTGTTCGAGCAGGATTCCGGGGGCTGGTTCCAGGATGCAGCGCTCCTCGAGCAACTGGTCTTCGACAGACTGAAGGCCAGCGCCGAGACAATCCGCGCCGACGGCTGGAAGTGGGTCGAGGCGGCGATCAGCTTTCCCTATGGCCATACCTCCGGCATGCGGCGTGTCTATGCCGAGCCGGCGGAGATCAGCGCCGATGAGATCGCCCGCTACGATGCAGTGAAGGCCGAGTATGATGCGCTCGACGCCAAATATTCCGAGATGGAGGATGCCGACCAGGAGATCGAGGACAAGCTCGATCAGCTTGGCGCCGAACTCGACGCGTTCAGCGATCGCCCCCAGGTCTATGACCCGGCGCAAAAAGCCATCGCCGGCGCGTTTGTCACGCTCGGCGCCAATGGCCAGCTGCAGATCGATGCCGGTTTTGTCCGTCCCGAGGACGAACCGCGGGTCGAGGCGGACGAGGATGACGAAGACGCCGACGACGGCGATCGCGACCCGTCGCGGTCCGACGATGACAGCGCCAATGGCGTCGTCGTCAACGGCCGGGCCATGAACGGCGCATCCGACACGACTGAAGACCCCGAAGATGAAGGCATCAAGCCTCTGCCCGAACGGCTCGTCTTCGATCTCACCGCGCAGAAGACGCTTGCGCTGCGCAACGCGTTGGCGAGCGATGCCGACATCGCCTTCGTCACCGTTCTCCACGCGCTGGTGCTGCAGGTGTTCTACCGGTTCGCCAAGGACAGCTGCCTTGAGGTCAGCCTGACGAGCAACAGCTTCGGCCAGGTCCAGGGTCTCGCCGAGACGCCTTGGGCGAAGGAGATTGCCGAGCGGCACGAGGCTTGGGACAGGGATATGCCGGACAGCGACAAGCTGTGGGAGTTCCTGCTCGGCCTCGACGAGGCGAGCCGCAAGGCGCTGTTCGCGCACTGCGCGTCGCTCTCACTCAACGCTGTCGTCGAGCCCTGGAACAAGCGGCCGGGTGCGCTTGCTCATGCCGATGCGCTCGCAGCGACGCTTGGCTTCGATATGGTGACGGCCGGTTGGGAACCGACTGTCGACAACTATCTCGGCCGCGTCACCAAGACCCGGATCGTCCAGGCGGTGCGCGAAGCACGGGGCGAGGACTCCGCGCAGCTGATCGACCACATGAAGAAGGACTTGATGGCACGTGAGGCCGCTCGTCTTCTCGAAGGGTCGAACTGGCTGCCGGAGCCGCTGCGCCTCGCTGGCGACGACGCGGTTGGTGAAGCCGCCGAAGCCATCACCGGCGATGTGACGGACGAGACGGCTCTCGACGGCGATGCCGCTGAGCTGCCT
- a CDS encoding helix-turn-helix domain-containing protein translates to MADHVSGRPLQRSGLAQRTGCNLETIRYYEKIGAMPDPPRTASGHRIYDDSHVARLRFILRARELGFAIEQIRGLLDLVDGGTQTCAEVKERTERHLADVRAKIADLRRIEKVLASTAAQCSGNEVPECPVLDALAS, encoded by the coding sequence ATGGCAGATCACGTTTCCGGGAGGCCGCTGCAGCGTAGCGGACTCGCCCAGCGCACCGGCTGCAATCTTGAAACCATCCGCTACTACGAGAAGATCGGCGCGATGCCCGACCCGCCACGCACCGCCTCGGGCCATCGCATCTATGACGACAGCCACGTTGCGCGCCTGCGCTTCATCCTGCGAGCCCGCGAGCTCGGCTTCGCGATCGAGCAGATTCGCGGCCTCCTGGATCTTGTCGACGGCGGCACCCAAACCTGCGCCGAGGTGAAAGAGCGGACCGAACGGCATCTGGCTGATGTGCGCGCCAAGATCGCCGATCTCCGCCGCATCGAAAAAGTGTTGGCGTCAACGGCCGCGCAGTGCTCGGGCAATGAAGTTCCGGAATGCCCGGTTCTCGACGCGCTGGCTTCCTGA